The Macadamia integrifolia cultivar HAES 741 chromosome 3, SCU_Mint_v3, whole genome shotgun sequence genome segment tagagggggagggggagaaggaGACAAATAATAttgcatgagagaaaatagcATACCTCTATCATTTCGATCATTTGGACTTTCTCCAACCATGGCCTTGACATATGTGTCCCTGTggggagaaaataaataaaaccaaaaaggTTAACACAGACTTACTACTCCTCCAAACTAGAATGGCAAAGACAATGAAAGTTTACAGCCAGAAAACACTAGCATCCCTAGCTTCTTTAGTCAGTACTTAAAGAAATTAAACACCAAGAATTGGTATCAAACCAATCGTACATGATTACCTTATTTAATTCACATTTTCAATAGCTCTCTTGAAGTCATGTAAGTATATACAAGTAGTAACGAATGCAAGAAGGACACAGGAGTAggcaaaaaaaaaggcatacccATTGCACGAGGTTCCCACAATGGGGGAGGGGTCTGGggaaggtcataatgtacgcagccttaccccagaCGGGAGGAGGCAAAATCATAAACTTAAATGCCATGGTTCCAGTGGGTATGAAACTGATCTGAGTTGCGatagaaaaaaatgttcttaCTCACTTGTGGTGCTCATTGGAAAAGACAAAGAACTTCCGCAGAGAATTGCTACAAATGGCCCTCATTCTGTTGTAAACCGAAAGATTCTTGTTCTTCACCTCTTCCAGCACAACCGAAAGTACAACCACATCATCGATTGCCGGATTCTCAAGCAAGTCGATCTGAAAAGAAGCTGATTGGAGTTCAAAGCTGAAACTtgaaaactaattaaactataattggagaaaagaaaataattgaacTAAGGGAACAGACCTGATGAAGAACAACATTGGTATCGACAATAAGAATCGTTGAAGCAGATGAGCTCAAACGAGCAACTGAAGAATCGCAGACTTTGCAGATAGAAGCTCCGCAATAGATATCATCTCTGAGATAGTGCTCTCTTACGACCTGACAAGAAGACAGAATCGTTTTTGGTTCTAGAAAACTGAACAACTATGTAAACTAGGGTTTGAGTATAGAAAAATAATATTGAGAATGATTCATACCTTGATTACTTTGCCTTGCTTTGTTTTCCTGACGAACGATTTGCTCTGCAACATCTTTATTCTTCGTCGATTCCTTTGCCGGTGGTACAACGACGGTTCAAAATTTCGCCTCGACACAAAAGTTTCGTTTATATGTTTAAAGCTTTGGCAGGGTTTTACGAAACCGGACGAAAGGTCTAGGCCCGCGTAACTTGCCTAAGGTCTTCCGGGAGGTGTAGATGGAATCTCTAGGGCTACGTTTGGAAGcgaagaataaaagaaatggtaaaaaaatatttgcacACCACCGGTTGAAATTTCAAACTGCATACGGGTAAAATGTCTTGTATACTTTATGGGAAAAtgacaggtatgctagcgtagtacctaggaattaggaatgttAGCGGTATTTTGACCGTAGaatttgatcaacatgaattgaaccgttagatagagagaagataaacaaattttcaatgcatgATTGTaacacctttactctctctctctctcctcgtcgaaaaaaatcattcattcaccgGATCCAGTCGGAAAAAGCAAAGTAGTTGGCACCGCCGCTGTTGATGGACCACAGGCGCAGGCGTAGCCGCTGCGGTTGCCTCTACCGAggtcgaagaaagctcagagggagggggagagagagaggaacagcaAAAAccataagaaaagaagaagaagaagaagaagaagagaactgagctCAACATAGGCATGTTCGGTGCTGAAACTCACACTGAACGCTACCGCTGCCGACTTGTTcggtgctctttctctctctctttcgcttCTCTCACCAAAGGGCCAAAGGAACGGGGATCTGCTGTAGCTGCAGCCGCTGCCGAggtcgaagaaagctcagagggagggggagagagagaggaaccgcAGCCGCTGCCACTGCCGCAGCCGTTGCCGAGGCTGAAGAAAGCTTAAAGGGAGGGGGTGAGAGAGAAGAACagtaaaaaccagaaaaaaaaaaaaaaaaagaagaagaagaagaagagaactgagctCAACCTGGTCAGGGGAGAGGGAGTAatagaaaaaaccaaaaaaaaagagtgcagCTGCTGCCGGAGTCGGAGCTGGTgaggaaaaggggaaggaagaccgTGGAGCGGCAGTATTGAGCAAATTTTGTACGATAAAAATTATAAacggatgagatcttttatctttcatctGACGGCCACTattcgctagcatacctaattcctaggtactatgctggcatacctatccctctcccatattttATATTTCAGTGTTGGGGTGCAGATCCTCAGCAGTGAGAGGTGAGGTGTAGTGAGTATTCCACGGCTGAAAACATAGACACGTGCTCCAAGGGACTCCCAACCACTTGATGCTCATTGCATTAATGCAGccgttgtttatgattttttcaCACTTTCTTATCATATTTCGTGCATGGTTTGAAATTACACACAAGCGTGgtgagaaccctctcccaataataaaagacaataaataaaaaagggtacAGCATTATGAATGTTGCTCGAACTTTTAATTTGCACTAATGGGATAGCAAGGTGGGTAGGTGCATGGGTTTCCAAAGGAGATAGAGAGAGCAACACAAGCTAAGTAGACGTGTTAGAATAAAAACTCATATTAATTAGTAAAAGGTAATTTCGATTAATTTCCTATTTAGATGTTACTAATTCAAGTAATAATTCCTATATTTTATGTATATTAATATTGCCCATTTTTTTAGTcccatatttttcaaatctaaggttgaaaaaaataaaaaaataataaaaaatattgaatttaaggaaaaaaatagacataaaaaaatcattatataattattcttttttgtcatattatgttttttcttttcttggttaccaaaaATAGCCTAAACATTTAAAAGTCATATTGTCCACTTTTTGTTTGCCAttttcaaattctaaaccatGTAAGATACGTGCATACTAAACAGTaaacatcatttttcatttccaccaaacagaaaaaaaaaaaaaaaaaaaaaaatcatttttcataGGACACCCTACACTTAGTCTTGCTGAACTGGTCCAAGGACAACCCCTTACCATTGTTTGCCTCATGGGATAAATATTGGCCTTGATAGACCAATTCTTGGCCGATATTGTATCAATGGATTgacatattcttttttttttgggtaaaatggATCGACAtattcgataaaaaaaaaagggttaaacaATCAAAAATATGTTTTCTAAATTAAACCCAAGTGTATTTCTATCCGATCGGCCTTAACCGATTCCAAACCCGATTCCATGTTCTCAAACCATGCTCCTTAGAAACCAATTTCTGGCTTAGAAAATCTGCCGGTTGTGAAGCCAATTGGTGGCTTGGAAGATCCACACACAAAGCTATGGCCATGTAGGTAGTGGGGGTTATGCCACTTGTCTATTTAGGCCACAATCATCGCAGACTCCACTTAAAGCCATCCAATCTCTGCCTCTCGTGGGAGTAGACTCTTTAAAATCCCATCAGAGATTTTGTTTGTGACTATTCAATAAAGAAGGTTGATTTGATAATTCCAAATTAGCATCAGTGGGGAAGGAGAGACTCCGAGATGGGAGTAAGAAACCTGTGGCTCAAAATTTTGAAGTTGGAAAGCAGGACCACAGATTCTGATCATAGCCCATCATCTGATATACATCCAGTgtcattttctgttttttaggTACCAAGCAATATATTGAAGCATAATGCATGAAGAGCTCGAACCTTAGTGATTATATAAGTTTTGAAGACAAGGAGTGAAATATGGCCAAATTGTTTTACATGCCTTATACAAGGCCTTTCGGGCTAAGGAATATGTTACAACCATTAGCGTCCTTAAAGGTGAGAGATAAGTTACAACCTCCCACACTTTTCCTGTGcaatgcttctctctctctctctctctctctcccttcttctccttcttcttttgattgattTGGCTCACAATTAGCTATAAATTTCTAACATGATTTCCCTCACTTGTCGTGGGGATCGATTGAGTTGTTGCAAGGCTCGATGTGGTTGAATTAACTTAGATTGGATTTAGAAACAAACTCTCCTATGAAACAGGGATAAGACAGGGTACATGTGCCCTTCGCAAACCTAGCAGTAGTAGGAGCTATTTACTAATTTGTTGCTTGTTTCAGGTATTGTAAAGGGAACAATGACAACTACCCATTCCTACGCTAAGGATCAAGTACTCCAGATTTTAATTGTATTAGTTGAATGTTACATGGATCTTGCTTTCTTCATATAATTTAGTCAAATAGCAGAGTCCATATTGTTATTAAACAAGAAACTAGCTAGATCGCTAGAGGAGGCTTTCTTCATataatctttctttttattgttaCTACAAAGGCTTTTGGATGCTTCCCACTGTGATTTGAGGCGAGCGAGCAAGGGCTGCTGCACTTAACATAGTGCCAACAAGCACAGGAGCAGCCAAGGTTGTgtccttagggcccgtttgataatgttttaagaaacgcgtttctgtcgtttttgtttatagaaacaacaaaaactcaacaaaaagtgttttgataaaactgtttcgtttcaattgctttcagaaatagaaatataaatttctacttatttatggttcaagaaacgaccaagacaaaacaagtagaacttgtttcgccgtttctgaaaacaacTTGTGGCCATTATTTCTGTGGTTACTAttgacttctagaaacatgatttatcaaataccttcaattctgttttagTTTCTAGAATATAAAATTTATGTTTGTgcagtttcttgaaacataaacggTAGAAACATTATCAACGAGCCCTGAGTGTTGCCTCATCTTATAGGCAAGCTCAATGGGATTCCTAATATTTCTTGGAAATTTGTgagaatttatattttttatttatattttttttttaagaaaatgaattgagttttgtgaaatcgattttttcttttttggcaagaaaatgaATTGAACTTCGAAATTTGTTCTAACATCAATAAGATTTCGAATAAAATAGGGTCATTGGCACCAGCATGAGAGCAATGGGAGTACTAATAAAAGCATTTGGCGGATTTTCTGCCATGCCAAGGCCTCTTTCATTTTCACACCCGCTTTggctcttccttctctcttttttttttttcatattttttttcctttcatttataGAAGTGGTTGAGAATGGCACCATGattaatcaaaaataaaagaaaaaagggccaactgtagataaaaaaaaaataaagagataagaatttaattaattcattaattcattaattCACTTGGTAAATGAAAGTCTCTACTACcattgttggaaaatcaggttttgtgaCTCAACTCGTCCTCTTTAAATCCTAGTGAGTTGGAACAAATCATAGAAAACCAGGTGAGTCATGTCAACTTTCCCCCTCTTGTTTCCATACTAGTCCTTCTCAatcaatccaaataaataaattaaataagacATGATAGAATAAAAGTGTTTGTTGTTCAAATTTTTGTATGAAGCTCATCATTCATTGTTTTTTGGATGAAAGAGATAAGATTGGACTTGGAGATGTTATGGTcatgaatcatgtttttttaattaaattttagatATATACACTCAATATATAGTCTCGAGATTCAATACAAAAGATTTCGGTCATTAAACATTTAACatcattataatatattttagttcaaaatTATTCAGAAATGCCGACTTAAACTTTTGACAAGAAGAAGCCGTTTTGTTGTGACTTGGCAAAATAATTGTTGTGACTTGAGCAAAACAAACGAGTATTGAATGGCTTGGTATAATTTGGTCCCAGTGttgtcattttttaatacaaaacaAGTCTTTATGACTCTTGACCAGGTTTCTAATCTTTTAAACAAACTCGTCTTGGCCTAATCAAAACTTGATTTGCCAACAAACTCTCTACttttatcaaaataacaaaaaatacaattatacacttaaaaataaataagtttcCAATGCAACCTATGATGCCTCTTCACCTATTTCCCTACACCACCCAAGCCCTATCAACATtataagagatttttttttgtaatccgGTCCTTGAAAAatactaaggctgcgtttggtaatgtaTTATCTAGTAATGTTTTATTGCTAGATAATACTTAGTGTAATCAACCGGATAAAGTGGATTCTAAATCAACGGACGAAGAACGTACAagatgaacctgatccgttctcAATCATAGAGAAATGAAATGTAAGTATAAAAAAGGGTAAACAATGAATGTTGTTCACCCACTGTGAACGATTTTCAGAAAGATCAATTATCTGCAATTAATGGAGGAAAGGGGCAGTGGCCACAGAACCGTTTGTGTTACAGGTGGTGCAGGGTATCTTGGCTCTTCTTTGGTCAAGAAGCTCTTAGAGAAAGGTCACACCGTCCATGCGACTCTCAGGAATCTGGGTAACTAGgaaacaactctctctctctctctctctctctctctctctctctctctctatgttatTTATCTCACTTTGTTGAATTAATTCACAGATGACCAATCAAAGGTAGGCCTTCTTAAGAACTTCCCAGAAGCAAATACCAAGTTAAGGTTGTTCAAGGCTGATATCTATAATCCAGATGAGTTCAATCCCGCTATCCAGGGTTGCGATTTCGTGTTCCATGTGGCCACTCCGTATCAAAACAATACCCAGAGCTCTCAAGtctgtttctttttctctgATCTTTTATTAATTCTTCATATTCTCACTGCATATTTGGAATTAATTTCTGGGTTTTTGATATTTTCATGATTAAACAGTACAAAGATACGACTGAAGCAGCGGTAGCAGCAGTGGACAGCATAGTGAAGTCCTGCGTAAGATCAGGAACAGTGAAGAGACTCATATATACTGGCACTGTGATGGCTGCATCAGCATTGAAAGAGGATGGTTCTGGTTTCAAGGACTCCATGGATGAGACTTGTTGGACACCTCTTACTCTTCAAATCAATTATAACACTTCCCAGTTTGTGAAGGTAATTACTTTCTTTGGTTGATTGCGTTGGTACTAAATTTCTAAATCCTTATCTGTAAATCTAGTTTCTTGCATTATTAATGCTTTGTATTTGTCACTGATTGCTACGTGGTATACTTATTGGAAgggagtgtggatcaggttccgTATGAGATCCATTTTTTGTACGGGCTGGTCCATTCAGATGGAATCCATTTGAATTGATTGTTAGATTTAAGGTATCAATCGGTCTGGAATCAGGTATTCGGTCTATTTTCGATTTTGGTTCCAAGGAGtgttaggctccgtttggtatcgtttatgTTCCAGAAATGCCGTTTCATGTCAAAagcgaaaatttcagtttctgtgtcaaaatgcagcttttaaacgaaaaaatggtgtttcaagatttcatatttttatcgggaacttttttttttttgtaaaatggaacaaaactaggaagagttccgtccaatctcgttttttttcagtttttttttttttttttttttttttttttcaagtttttgttccaaaaaaacagaaacggaccataaatgcaccaaacagaagattccgttttttcgttccaatagaacgaaaaaactccagaaatgtttttttagaacgataccaaacggagccttagtgtGATCCAGAACCGGACCAAGTCCTGTCTCGGTTCTGAAAATTGGTACTTGTACCTGACCTATCTGGTTCCAGTCCGGTTATGGTTTCTATTCGGGTTTTGTATTtggttcttatttggttccagtatccaatttcaaattcaatttttttttatgtaactgTTATTCAGAAGACAAAATATTAATGCTCATTCACTAAGTTATTGGtcttccccaacaaaagaatgaacaaaaaatCATGAGCTATCAATGGACATGCATCCATGTTGAATGATTGTAAGCAATCGATCATCTATTGAACTTCTAATATCGTTAATTTCACTACTTGAAACTCtattagatgatttatcatttaagtgattgaaactaaatatcgTTAATGATCCTGAGCAATCAATCTCCTAAATGATAATTGACAAACAAGGGGTTTTAGAGTTAGACTATAATTGAAACTCtattagatgatttatcatttaggtgattgatTATGTCGGGTTTCCATATAAATtacatcaagtttttagttaaagaggaaaaaatgacaTTAAGTTATTCGGTCCGGTTTCGGTTAGAACTGTCGGTTCTTTGCTTAAATCCAGATCCAGACCGAaccgaattataaatacttaATTCAGATCTgggatttaaccatattataatagGTTAGATTTGGTTCAGGGTATACGGTCAGGAACTGGATTCAGTTTTCGATTCCGGttccaatttgacacccttaggtagATTTGATCTACACGAATCAGTCCTGTATCAAAACCGACTTGATCCGGTCTCACTGGAAGGGCCAGTTGGTAGGTTTTGGAAACCACAATTGATGGAAAACAAAAGATGCGGTTATCAAAAGATAACAAGTGAGTGTACgagagtaagggtgtcaaattggaTTCCAAACCGAAATCGGAACCATCTTGGAACCGAACCACAAGAACCCGGAAGTGATCTTCCTGTTACTAAATGGGATGGTTCTGGAGCCGATTGTCAAATTGAACAGGACGGCAACTTAAAAAGAAAGGCCAAGGAGGGTCTGTATTAGAAATGTCaattgtttggtttggttttagtgtgggaatggtgaaataaaaactaaatcaatagggaaattttggttttgattactTGTATTAGCTTGTTATCGAGTCAACTTCGATTTGGGTTCATTTTATCATATaaatttatacaaaattatGCCAATAGAGGGGTTTTTTAAGGctgatttcagtttattatcGGTTTGATTTCACTTTCAGTCCGGGTTTTTAACTTGTTTCGATTTATGTTTGGGTTCGTTGGGTTTCCAATTCGGTTTTGGGTTCGTATTACTCCAAACCGTATAAGACTTCAATCCAATAAAGTTATTCCAGTTTGGTTGGTTTTACTGgtttaggtttggtttggtttggtttttttttttttacattaatgTGCTTTTCCATTGACTAacaaacatgatttttttttttttcactcagttcatttcaaaaaaatgaaagcaCAGACTGGATTACTATATGTTTTGATTcaaatttattcaaaaaaaaaaaaaaacactaaaactGTTTCTTTTAAAAGTTGCCAAACATACCCTAAAGAACCAGATAGGACTGGAACTACTAGGATAGGTTTAATAtgttaaaattgatttttttttttgattaattaACAAGTGTAGTTACTTATATAAAGTTTATGTTGCAGTTAGTAACAAGGAAAAACTAAGGGTTATTGGTTATATTTGTTATTGcaaaataataatgatgatctctctgtctctctctttctctctttatatatatatatatatatatatattgataaatGATTGAGCTATATATTGAAGATTAACATTAAGTCACTAAGAAAATGAGATTCAATCAAGACATCATCAGTTCACGAATCACAACTCACTTAAGAATTAGGGTTCATACTTTCATATTGTTTTGAAGCTTAACTTAAGGGtgaactatatatatatttcttttagaTACTCTGTTAATTGAAAATATCACAATTTTCAAtgtgcataattttttttgtcaattgGAATGGTTAAATGCGAGAGATTTAAATTTcctttttggtcatttggatttaattttaaaataattatggaaGATGTTTTATTCGaataatttggaatttggatttgATTAGGTGTTGGTGATTTGAAAGTGTGAAATTTTAGACTTATTTAAATGTTTGTATGCTTAAGAATACATATTCaattatttttatgtttaagAATTTTGGACATATATTTTAGATTTTGAGTGTCTGAGACTTTTAAGTGCCCATAACTATTAAGGAATTGGAACCAAATTGCCCCATTACTAAATGGAACTGGATCCTGATTTTGGGACCGTTCAGTAAATAAGATGGTTGTGGTATTGGTCCCTTTGAGACCGGAAACAGCCTAGTCAAAACAATCCTATTTGACACCCTTGACCCATAGTATTGGTCAAGTTTTGAGACAAAATGCAAGCAAAGAGCTCTCTTGAGTTCAAGCAATAACATGAACACTCAATTTGCCATGTTTAATATatcttttaatatatatttatctTCATTTGATGGAATTTTGGTAATTTCACCAAAATTTTGTATCATAGTTTGAGCAAATTTCCTCGCTTATTTTAGACAAAAATTTGACCATTGAGATGTCTATAAGGTCTTCTATCATATGGACTTAACCCATGTAATACCAAGTGACAAATAGTGAATGAAGCGTACTACTTCATTAGGCATCCTAGAAAGACCCATTTAGATATTATGAAATGCATCTAcaccaaaaaatacaaaattgacAAGCTCCATCTGCAACCCTATTAAAAACCCAATCCTATTTAGTGATCCATCATAAGATACTGAAACTGTAACTTAAATGCTACATTTGCAGGATTATACCAATTCGAAAACAATATCAGAGAAAAAGTTACTAAACTATGAATGTAAAGTGATTAAACTGGAAGTGGTGAGCTTGGCTTGTGGTCTTGTGGGAGGAGATACTGTTCTATCTTACATACCTCAAAGCGTTGCATGTCTTATGCCCCAACCTTTGAATGATCCAATTTCTTATCAAAGCCTAGAATTTTTACAAGAGTTGATGGGTAAGGTTCCTATTGTGCACATTGATGATGTATGCGAAGCCCATATCTTCTGTATGGATCAAAGGTCATTGCAGGGAAGATTTTTGTGTGCAAGTGACTTCCTGACTACAAAGGAGATTGCAGATTACTTTTGTCGATATCATCCAGAAATTTCCATTCCAGAACAGTAAGGATGTTTCCTCAAgttagaaaattttccttcatctttctttctttctttcattcttcattttttccctttttttttttttttaggtttaatcTCTTTAGAAGAACAAAGGCATTGAGAAAAAAATGTAGTAGGATTAAACAACAGAAAAGATcccatgggactagtcaggccgaaggcctggacaCCCgccattagccaaaaaaaaaaaaaattccctaaaaATGAATAATggtaaaacaagtgaaacaaattACCAGTTGCAGGGCCCAACTGTTATCTTATCTAACCCTTAAAATCCCACCAAAATAGGGGAAACTTTGTGAAAAGATGGGGTGTGATAAATAgcttagaaaaaataaaaaaaaattcaagttttatttttttagcctTTTGATTATCTCAAATTGGCTATGGCCTCAAGATTTAAGGACATTTGAGTAGTTTGAGTGGGATGTTTTATAGGTATATGGTCTAGGCCTTGAGTTAATATTACATATTTATTTCCATCTAGATAGGTAAACGAGACTCTTTCTCATATCTTACCCATTTAATTATATAGTATAAACTCCTACCCTTATCCTTAGGAGGACAAAGGACCCTTATATTCCTTGAATGCCAAGGGTAAGATCATTACTTTGATCTATTCCGTTCTTCACCGCGCCTTTTGTAACATGTCTTGGCTCTTCAATGCAAATTTTCAGGTAGATTAAGATGTCTAATTTCCACGTTTCATAAAAACAGAgtctataaaataaataagaatatattttttctgGAGGAGTTTACTATGTGGGAGTGTCTATACCAGTGCCCTCGtgtgtatctctctcctccaagaaatgttatttcataaataggaagagagagatagatacataaGAGTGTTGGCAAGGCCATATTCTCGGACATAAAACATTTTCCCATCTTTCTATGTTTTAAAATCCAACTAACAAATAGTTGCGTGGTTCTGTTTCAGGCTTATTGGACGGCATGGTAGCGCTGTGTGTTGGGGTTCAACAAAGCTTAATGATTTGGGATTCAAGCATTGGTATGATGCTAAGTTAATATTAGAAGACAGCTTACAGTGTTTGAGGAAGATGGGTAAGTTCAAATAAAGTATTTGACAAATATGCTCGTGCAAATGCTGGTGT includes the following:
- the LOC122073430 gene encoding putative anthocyanidin reductase — protein: MEERGSGHRTVCVTGGAGYLGSSLVKKLLEKGHTVHATLRNLDDQSKVGLLKNFPEANTKLRLFKADIYNPDEFNPAIQGCDFVFHVATPYQNNTQSSQYKDTTEAAVAAVDSIVKSCVRSGTVKRLIYTGTVMAASALKEDGSGFKDSMDETCWTPLTLQINYNTSQFVKDYTNSKTISEKKLLNYECKVIKLEVVSLACGLVGGDTVLSYIPQSVACLMPQPLNDPISYQSLEFLQELMGKVPIVHIDDVCEAHIFCMDQRSLQGRFLCASDFLTTKEIADYFCRYHPEISIPEQLIGRHGSAVCWGSTKLNDLGFKHWYDAKLILEDSLQCLRKMGKFK